From Acidobacteriota bacterium, a single genomic window includes:
- a CDS encoding asparaginase, which produces MKSEILATVIRGETVESIHRGHLLIVDGEGLEVLSAGDPETLAFIRSSGKPFQLMPFLLAGGAEKFGYSERAVALACASHSGEPMHTELAAEMLAKAGFEDSDLRCGVHLPFNERRADEMVRAGERPTQLHNNCSGKHSAMLAYAKLLGADPAAYEDFDHPIQIEMLKLIARFTDTPVSEIPVAVDGCAAPNFALSVRAMATAARKLVSPPDDFDDALRAVCERIRGAMMNFPELVGGTGRLDTMLMQAAPGQFISKIGAEGVWLAGVVPSEKWPTGLGIAMKIEDGDDKRARAVISVAVLRSLGVFGSETLSELSPLPIINRRGDVVGRVESAL; this is translated from the coding sequence ATGAAATCTGAAATCCTTGCAACAGTCATTCGCGGCGAAACAGTCGAATCGATCCATCGCGGGCATTTGCTGATCGTCGACGGCGAGGGGCTCGAAGTTTTGTCTGCCGGCGATCCAGAAACGCTCGCGTTCATACGCTCTTCCGGAAAGCCTTTTCAGTTGATGCCGTTTTTGCTTGCCGGCGGCGCCGAAAAATTCGGCTATTCGGAACGCGCCGTCGCGCTCGCTTGCGCCTCGCATTCCGGCGAGCCGATGCACACGGAACTTGCGGCCGAAATGCTCGCCAAGGCCGGATTCGAGGATTCGGACCTGCGATGCGGAGTGCATTTGCCGTTCAATGAACGGCGCGCTGACGAAATGGTCCGTGCCGGCGAACGTCCGACGCAGCTTCACAACAACTGCTCGGGCAAGCATTCGGCGATGCTCGCGTATGCGAAACTGCTAGGCGCCGATCCGGCCGCGTACGAAGATTTCGATCATCCGATACAGATTGAAATGCTCAAGCTGATCGCAAGGTTCACTGACACGCCGGTTTCGGAGATTCCGGTTGCCGTCGACGGCTGCGCCGCGCCGAACTTTGCGTTGAGCGTGCGCGCGATGGCGACCGCGGCGCGGAAGCTGGTCTCGCCGCCTGATGATTTCGACGATGCGCTTCGCGCGGTCTGCGAACGTATTCGCGGGGCGATGATGAACTTCCCGGAACTCGTCGGCGGCACCGGTCGGCTCGACACGATGCTGATGCAGGCCGCGCCCGGACAGTTCATTTCCAAGATCGGTGCCGAGGGCGTCTGGCTTGCCGGTGTGGTGCCGTCGGAAAAATGGCCGACCGGACTCGGTATCGCGATGAAGATCGAAGACGGCGACGACAAACGCGCGCGCGCCGTGATCTCGGTCGCGGTTCTTCGATCGCTTGGGGTATTTGGCTCCGAAACGCTTTCGGAACTCTCGCCGCTTCCGATCATAAACCGTCGCGGCGACGTCGTCGGACGCGTCGAATCGGCGCTTTGA
- a CDS encoding zinc metallopeptidase: MLRGRESTNIEDQRGVGGRGIAFGGGGLGIIVLIILAVVCGVDPRQLIENIPQQTEVQAPQSQPQNPQREDDQRKFAASVLGSTEDVWRKVLPQQAGRPYRDPKLVLFSGQTSSACGYASAAMGPFYCPGDQKLYLDFAFFNELKREFKAPGDFAQAYVIAHEVGHHVQNLLGTMDRTNGRQELSVALELQADCYAGVWAYYANKQGLVEAGDYEEAIRAAAAVGDDTIQKRTQGYVVPESFTHGSSRQRIDWFAKGVKSGDMRQCNTFR, translated from the coding sequence ATGTTACGAGGCAGAGAAAGTACGAACATTGAGGATCAGCGCGGAGTCGGCGGTCGCGGAATCGCGTTCGGCGGCGGTGGTTTGGGGATCATTGTCCTGATCATCCTGGCGGTCGTTTGCGGCGTCGATCCGCGGCAGCTGATCGAGAATATTCCGCAGCAGACGGAGGTGCAGGCACCGCAGTCCCAGCCGCAGAATCCGCAGCGCGAAGACGATCAGCGGAAGTTCGCGGCCTCGGTTTTGGGCAGCACCGAAGATGTCTGGCGAAAGGTCCTGCCGCAGCAAGCCGGGCGGCCGTATCGCGATCCGAAGCTCGTGCTTTTTTCCGGTCAGACGTCGTCGGCGTGCGGATATGCGAGCGCGGCGATGGGTCCTTTTTACTGTCCGGGCGATCAGAAACTCTATCTTGATTTTGCGTTTTTCAACGAACTGAAACGCGAATTCAAGGCGCCGGGCGATTTCGCGCAGGCGTATGTGATCGCTCACGAAGTCGGGCACCACGTGCAGAATCTTCTCGGAACGATGGATCGGACAAATGGTCGGCAGGAACTTTCGGTTGCGCTCGAACTCCAGGCCGATTGCTACGCCGGTGTTTGGGCGTATTATGCGAACAAGCAAGGACTGGTCGAAGCCGGCGATTACGAGGAAGCGATTCGTGCCGCGGCCGCGGTCGGCGATGACACGATTCAGAAACGGACGCAGGGTTACGTCGTTCCGGAGTCGTTCACCCACGGTTCGTCGCGCCAACGCATCGATTGGTTCGCCAAAGGTGTCAAGTCCGGCGATATGCGTCAATGCAATACTTTTCGATAG
- a CDS encoding VOC family protein, whose protein sequence is MEEKNHFKVDQIDHIHLYVSERYQAAEWYKRVLGMEIVKEHEDWAVAGGPLTISSDGGKTSVALFDRRYNVKNRSTIAYRVSGDDFVAFLNRLAELKLKNDYQVDISPKDVVDHDSSFSIYFNDPDQNPIEITSYDHDLIKAKLT, encoded by the coding sequence GTGGAAGAAAAGAATCATTTCAAGGTCGATCAGATCGATCATATTCATCTTTATGTTTCCGAACGCTACCAGGCGGCGGAATGGTACAAACGTGTTTTGGGAATGGAGATCGTCAAAGAACACGAAGACTGGGCGGTCGCCGGCGGCCCTTTGACGATCTCGAGCGATGGCGGAAAGACGTCCGTGGCGTTGTTCGACCGACGGTACAACGTGAAAAATCGGTCCACGATCGCGTATCGCGTTTCCGGCGATGATTTCGTCGCATTTCTCAATCGGCTTGCGGAATTGAAGTTGAAGAACGATTACCAGGTCGACATCTCGCCGAAGGACGTGGTCGATCACGATTCTTCATTCTCGATCTACTTCAACGATCCGGATCAGAATCCGATCGAGATCACCTCGTACGATCACGACCTGATAAAAGCGAAATTGACTTAG
- a CDS encoding alpha/beta hydrolase: protein MDPQEWKETGGFLSIDDLRVYFRRSDTSDTATLCLHGFPMSSYDYHKIWPALAERFPLLAFDMIGYGFSSKPLDFDYTTFRQVDILEKVVERAGVKRVHILAHDYGNTITQELLARRNGGRLRFTIDSICFLNGALFPETHRPILAQKILISRVGFLFAKLLTDRRFKSSLASVFGPDTQPTDAELDDYLEIFKSGGGKRVAHLLIRYMAERARFRSRWVEPLTDIGVPFRFINGLADPVSGRHLVARFREVVPHETDIIQLENIGHFPHLETPEKVVRAYIDFRDSA from the coding sequence ATGGATCCTCAGGAATGGAAAGAAACAGGCGGCTTTTTGAGTATTGACGACCTGCGCGTCTATTTTCGACGGTCGGACACGAGCGACACCGCAACGCTCTGTCTGCACGGCTTTCCGATGTCTTCATACGATTACCACAAGATCTGGCCGGCATTGGCCGAGCGGTTCCCGCTGCTCGCGTTCGATATGATCGGTTACGGGTTTTCTTCGAAGCCGCTCGATTTTGATTACACGACGTTCCGTCAGGTCGATATTCTCGAAAAGGTGGTCGAACGGGCGGGAGTCAAACGCGTTCATATTCTGGCGCACGACTACGGCAACACGATCACACAGGAACTGCTCGCGCGTCGCAACGGAGGACGATTGAGATTCACGATCGATTCGATCTGCTTTCTCAACGGCGCGCTTTTTCCGGAAACTCACCGGCCGATCCTCGCACAGAAGATCCTCATCAGCCGGGTCGGGTTCCTGTTCGCCAAACTTCTGACGGACCGCCGGTTCAAATCGAGCCTCGCGTCGGTCTTCGGACCCGACACCCAGCCGACCGACGCCGAGCTCGACGATTATCTTGAGATCTTCAAATCGGGCGGCGGAAAACGCGTCGCCCATCTTCTGATCCGCTATATGGCCGAACGCGCCCGGTTCCGCTCGCGTTGGGTCGAACCCTTGACCGATATCGGCGTGCCGTTCAGGTTCATCAACGGCCTTGCCGACCCTGTGTCCGGACGACATCTGGTTGCGCGGTTTCGCGAGGTCGTGCCGCACGAAACCGACATCATCCAACTTGAGAACATTGGGCATTTTCCGCATCTTGAAACACCGGAAAAGGTGGTCAGGGCTTACATCGATTTTCGAGATTCCGCCTGA
- a CDS encoding integration host factor subunit beta, with the protein MIKLDIVNCVADKTGVPKQKAEQVVDSLFNAMKDALAEGKRIELRGFGVFVVKARKRGVGRNPRTGKEVPIPSGKTIRFKPGKELQAKAVKE; encoded by the coding sequence ATGATCAAACTTGACATTGTCAATTGCGTAGCCGACAAAACCGGTGTCCCCAAACAAAAGGCCGAACAGGTCGTCGATTCGCTTTTCAACGCGATGAAGGATGCCCTGGCTGAAGGTAAGCGCATTGAGCTTCGAGGTTTCGGGGTGTTCGTTGTCAAGGCTCGCAAACGCGGCGTTGGTCGTAATCCCCGAACCGGAAAAGAGGTTCCGATCCCGTCCGGAAAAACGATCCGCTTCAAACCCGGGAAAGAACTTCAGGCGAAAGCCGTTAAGGAATAG
- a CDS encoding site-2 protease family protein: MPDFDLAEFQYQRRSMRPTRRAYIKHSAFFIITFCTVLVASVLQPFGILPVFANVDPNVSTTDFLLNFPVYYAIMIVDTIWLLFTEPVVLAYGLKFTFSLLFILTSHEFGHYIACRIYGVDATLPFFIPTPPLIGPAGTFGAFIKILSPLPSRRATFDIGVAGPIAGFVALIPIAIAAFVTFEQVGVEVPASLPEGTLVFADPLLFHFFASVFDINFAIPMLPNPFYSAAWLGLLVTALNLIPSGQLDGGHAIYGVFGERFHFWTGRVAFLTMIAFAAAGLYYFNSPSGILFAVLLGVMLKIKHPAPLDDRPLDRTRILVAVITLLIFILSFTPFPIQIR; this comes from the coding sequence ATGCCCGATTTTGACCTCGCCGAATTTCAGTACCAGCGTCGCTCGATGCGGCCGACCCGCCGGGCATACATCAAACACAGCGCGTTTTTTATAATCACTTTTTGCACGGTGCTCGTCGCGAGCGTCCTTCAGCCGTTCGGGATCCTGCCGGTCTTCGCCAACGTCGATCCAAACGTTTCGACGACCGATTTCTTGCTCAACTTCCCTGTTTACTACGCCATAATGATCGTCGACACGATCTGGTTGCTGTTTACGGAACCGGTCGTTCTCGCCTACGGGCTAAAGTTTACCTTCTCGCTGTTGTTCATTCTCACTTCGCACGAGTTCGGACATTATATCGCCTGCCGGATCTATGGCGTCGATGCGACGCTGCCGTTCTTCATTCCGACACCGCCGCTGATCGGGCCGGCCGGCACGTTCGGCGCTTTCATCAAGATCCTGTCGCCGCTGCCTTCGAGACGCGCGACGTTCGATATCGGCGTCGCCGGACCGATCGCCGGTTTCGTCGCGCTGATCCCGATCGCGATCGCGGCGTTCGTGACGTTTGAGCAAGTCGGCGTCGAAGTACCGGCGAGTCTTCCCGAAGGAACGCTCGTCTTTGCCGACCCGTTGCTGTTTCATTTTTTCGCCTCGGTCTTCGACATCAACTTCGCGATCCCGATGTTGCCCAATCCTTTTTACTCGGCAGCCTGGCTTGGACTGCTGGTGACGGCGCTCAATCTGATACCTTCGGGCCAACTGGACGGCGGTCACGCGATCTATGGGGTTTTCGGCGAACGCTTTCATTTCTGGACCGGACGCGTCGCGTTTTTGACGATGATCGCGTTTGCCGCGGCCGGACTTTACTATTTCAACAGTCCGAGCGGCATTCTTTTCGCCGTTCTGCTCGGCGTGATGCTGAAGATAAAGCACCCGGCCCCGCTCGACGACAGACCGCTCGACCGCACACGCATTCTGGTCGCCGTCATCACGCTTCTGATCTTCATTTTGAGTTTCACGCCGTTCCCGATACAGATCAGGTGA
- a CDS encoding S9 family peptidase, producing the protein MFKYLFCFALLLGTAATATAQQPAILDRELFFGDPEISGSQLSPDGKFISFIKPLNGVRNVFVKGISEPFAAARPVTGETKRPIPSYFWSQDGKFILYVKDNDGDENFNVYALNPADAKPVSRNITAGENIRAFIQGVPRSEPDSIYVGLNDRDPAWHDLYKISISTGAKTLIRKNTDRVQGFIFDNADKLRLAVRSAENGDTEILRLDADGTSTKIYSCNWSESCTPLRFHKDNKRVYMDTNKGERDLTQLALFDPATMKEELVEQDPLARVDFGGAAFSEITNELVSTSYEDDKPRVYFKDKNFEKDFNKIKKNLGPNRELNFQSATKDEQKWIVVSYSDTDPGTVWLYDRKSGNLSTLYQVREKIPREAMSEMKAIRYNSSDGLEIPAFLTLPKGLEAKNLPLIVFPHGGPWARDTWGFDGYAQLLANRGYAVLQPNFRASTGYGKKFLNAGNKQWGDLMQDDITWGVKHLVSQGIADAKRVGIMGGSYGGYATLAGVTYTPDTYAAAVAIVAPSNLNTLLGSIPPYWEPIRKMFYERMGDPNTPEGKARLERQSPLNHVEKIKTPLMVVQGANDPRVKKTEADQIIVALRERKYPVEYILAPDEGHGFQRPVNNMAMLISVERFLAKHLGGRFQEGGSAETVQRLKEITVDINSVTMPVKMDPNAKAAVDVTGNWTMFADAPGQTVELAMELKQTGSDFNGTLSSMLGGGTVENGKVSGNNVEGLAKVSVQGQLVDIKMSGTVEGDTMKGTLDSPFGMIPFTASRKK; encoded by the coding sequence ATGTTCAAGTACCTGTTCTGCTTTGCTTTGTTGCTTGGTACGGCCGCGACGGCGACGGCCCAGCAGCCGGCGATTCTCGACCGCGAACTGTTTTTCGGAGACCCCGAGATCAGCGGTTCGCAGCTTTCGCCCGACGGCAAGTTCATTTCGTTCATCAAACCGCTGAACGGCGTCCGCAATGTCTTCGTCAAGGGGATCAGCGAACCCTTTGCCGCTGCGCGCCCGGTGACTGGCGAGACGAAACGCCCGATCCCATCATATTTCTGGAGCCAGGACGGCAAGTTCATTTTGTACGTCAAGGATAACGACGGCGACGAGAATTTCAACGTTTACGCGCTAAATCCGGCGGACGCCAAACCGGTTTCGCGCAATATCACGGCCGGCGAGAACATCCGCGCGTTCATTCAGGGCGTGCCGCGATCGGAGCCCGACTCGATCTATGTCGGCCTCAACGACCGCGATCCGGCGTGGCACGATCTGTACAAGATCTCGATCTCGACCGGCGCGAAAACGCTCATTCGCAAGAACACCGACCGCGTTCAGGGATTTATTTTCGACAACGCCGACAAACTTCGCCTCGCCGTGCGATCGGCGGAGAACGGCGATACCGAGATCCTCCGCCTCGACGCCGACGGCACTTCGACGAAGATCTATTCCTGCAACTGGAGCGAATCGTGCACTCCTTTGCGTTTTCACAAAGACAACAAGCGTGTTTATATGGACACGAACAAGGGCGAACGCGATCTCACGCAGCTCGCGCTTTTCGATCCGGCGACGATGAAGGAAGAACTCGTCGAACAGGACCCGTTGGCGCGGGTCGATTTTGGCGGCGCGGCGTTTTCCGAGATCACCAACGAGCTTGTTTCGACGAGCTATGAAGACGATAAACCGCGAGTTTATTTCAAGGACAAGAACTTCGAGAAGGATTTCAACAAGATCAAAAAGAATCTAGGCCCGAACCGCGAGCTGAACTTCCAGTCGGCAACGAAAGACGAGCAGAAATGGATCGTGGTTTCGTACAGCGACACCGATCCCGGAACCGTTTGGCTTTACGACCGCAAGTCGGGAAATCTCTCGACGCTTTATCAGGTTCGCGAGAAGATTCCGCGCGAGGCGATGTCGGAGATGAAGGCGATCCGCTACAATTCGTCGGACGGATTGGAAATTCCCGCATTCTTGACGCTGCCCAAAGGGCTCGAAGCGAAAAATCTGCCGCTCATCGTGTTTCCGCACGGCGGCCCTTGGGCGCGCGACACCTGGGGCTTTGACGGCTACGCGCAGCTTCTTGCGAATCGCGGCTACGCGGTTCTGCAGCCGAACTTTCGCGCCTCGACCGGCTATGGCAAGAAGTTTCTCAACGCCGGCAACAAGCAGTGGGGCGATCTGATGCAGGACGACATCACGTGGGGCGTCAAGCATCTTGTTTCACAGGGAATCGCCGATGCGAAACGCGTCGGGATTATGGGCGGAAGCTATGGCGGGTACGCGACCCTTGCGGGCGTCACCTACACGCCCGACACGTATGCGGCCGCGGTCGCGATCGTCGCCCCGTCGAATCTGAACACGCTGCTCGGCTCGATCCCGCCTTACTGGGAACCGATCCGAAAGATGTTCTACGAACGAATGGGCGATCCGAACACGCCCGAGGGCAAGGCCCGACTCGAACGGCAATCGCCGCTGAACCACGTCGAAAAGATCAAGACGCCGCTGATGGTCGTCCAGGGCGCCAACGATCCGCGCGTGAAGAAGACCGAGGCGGACCAGATCATCGTCGCGCTTCGCGAACGCAAGTATCCGGTCGAATATATTCTCGCGCCGGACGAGGGCCACGGATTTCAGCGCCCGGTCAACAATATGGCGATGCTGATCTCGGTCGAAAGATTCCTTGCCAAGCACCTCGGCGGGCGATTTCAGGAAGGCGGGAGCGCGGAGACCGTGCAGCGTCTGAAGGAGATCACGGTCGATATCAATTCGGTGACGATGCCGGTCAAGATGGATCCGAACGCAAAGGCGGCAGTCGATGTCACCGGAAACTGGACGATGTTCGCCGACGCTCCGGGCCAAACCGTCGAACTCGCGATGGAACTGAAACAGACGGGAAGCGATTTCAACGGCACGCTGAGTTCGATGCTCGGCGGAGGAACCGTCGAAAACGGCAAGGTCAGCGGAAACAATGTCGAGGGCCTGGCGAAAGTCAGCGTCCAGGGGCAGCTTGTCGATATCAAGATGTCGGGAACGGTCGAAGGCGACACGATGAAAGGCACGCTCGACAGCCCGTTCGGAATGATCCCGTTTACTGCGTCACGGAAGAAGTAG